The region tatttaaattccgatgattttaaaactaaaggaaaaaattaaaatgaaattggttataaaatttcgtGGCTATTGGcagtgtccgcctatagtggcaGAAACCTTTGTTTGGGGCGGACAAAAAaattggggctgtggacaaaaaaggggCTGGGTCTATTGGGGacgtccgccttatagtggatactCTTATTTAGCTGTACTTGATTGGTCCTAACTAAATAGTCATTTTCTGAAGTTAGAATTATTTCTTTTagatatgaaaatttaaaaaatatgttaaatgggttaaatgaagataaaaaaaataaaataaagattaaaatagaagagatagaagagagagtaaaatagaaaagtaaataaaataagaataatttgatgtttttaccaaaaatagaaacgACTCAACTTAATTATTGTTGGAATAGGATCGCATAAAATCGGGAGAATAATATGTGATTGATATGGGAGTATCAATCACATATtattgtaaattaggtttaccatATGTAGAGAATATATAACCTATAAATTTGTAATCTCTGTATcatattatttattgaataagaGAATGATTTCTCCCACTGATATTTAATATGGTCTCAGAGCAGGAACGATCTTGgctcagaaaattttcatcataGCTAGAAATACCAATTCTCGACCTTTTTTCCAACCCAGAAATCAGAACCTACACCcaaaaaatgtcaaaaataGAGGATATAAAAACCAGACCAGAACAGGCGACAAGTTTGATGAACAACAAGAGCATCACAGTAGCATTCAAGTTGAATGAGAAGAACTACCCCTTATGGTCAAGGCTGATCAAGGTCAAGATAGGTGGCCGAGGGCCTTATTCCTATATCAGATCGAGCCCCCCAGAACCCGGGAGCAAAGGATTCGACGAGTGGGAAGAGAACGACTTGGTGGTGTTCTCGTGGATAGTCGACAAcatcaaaaatgaaattattgccGATTTCGCCCACCATCAGACGTCAAAAGCACTTTGGGACAAACTCGCTATAACTTTTGAGAACAAGGCGGGATCCATACCTCATCTACGAACTGGAAGAAAAGGCGATCAATATCAAAAAGGGAAATCTCGATCTAGAGACGTATTACCAGAGGATCCAGGGTTGTGGATCAACATCGATCGCTGCCAAAAACAACCAATTACTTGATGCGACAATGGAGACGATCAGTTCCTAACACACTCAAACTCATGACCGAACTGAATCAGGAATACGATTCAAATCGGAGAGATATCTTGAAGGATGATCAGTGGAGGCAACCTACGGATGGGTGAAGAGGAAGACGGCTTGACGTCTCATCATGCCACCGGCATCCTTCCCACCCACCGAAGGAACCAACGATAATAATATCGATTCATCATTTGGGGGAGATATCGGACATGGTTTCGCCGCCATCGGACACAGACTCGCCACCCAGAACCACCGTCCATCACACCGCAGCGCACCATCGCGCCCCGCAGCCACCGGCCAACCGGGAAATTAATGCCTCGACACATCAAAATTATGGTGTTCCCACTGTGTGCAACATAATCATACATGGGAAACATGCTTCAAATGATTGGGGTACCCGAAGTGGTGGGACGAGCGACAGAAGGCGAGGGCGGCACATGCGAAATTCACCGTAGGGGTGAACGACGATGGAACACCGCGGCGAAATGATGCTAGAAATCATGGAAAACCAACTGGATCAGGAGCGGGGATGCATCAAGAGAGCCAGCCAGTCGGCGACAATGTACGAGGCGCCAGAAATTTCGCCGAGAGGACGGAATCACCAGATAGCGCGGTGCaaggaggtaaagggtttggtttaaaaccaaaccctaatttgattTTGTGCAATTCACATTTTTTACCCCATAAAAATAGTTAATAACAAAAGAGACCCCATTTCATTAAGTTTCTCCCCCCTGACTATTCGAAATTTTAAAATGATCCATGAAAAATTCTGAAATTCTGTGTTGACCCCAATTATGTGTCTATAAATCATTTTGCACCCCTACAAGAAACTTCCGTTGCATTTCACATTCATAGTATTACTGATAGGCATTCGAAGAGTTGGTATATTTGACTATGGGGCAACTAATACCATTACCCCAgacaaaaaatgattttattaacCTTGATGAAGTCACGAAGTCATATATTAAAACTGCGAATGAGGAATTGATTACCGATGATGGGTCTGGCACAATTGAAATATCTCTCACATCAACTCACGAACTGTTTATATGTTCCTACTCTATCTCAGAGACtaatgtctattagtcatgtgacttAGGGGTTAAATTTCACACCCATAATGCATCCCGACTTTTATATTTTACATGATATTCATACGGGaaggattcttgggcgtggcactgagaatcAAGGACTCTGCTACGTGGACAAGATAGCTCAACATAGCAGTGCAATGCTGGCTCACAgatccacaaaataggaaacttGGCTTTGGtaccgaagactaggacacccttCTCCTGTTTACTTTAAATTGCTTTATCCGAACCTTTCAATTCCTTCTGATTTTTCATGTGAAGCTTGTGCTTTGGCCAAGATCTGCAGACAGTCATTTAAGCCTACGAATACTTGTATGATATTCATGTTTTCTATAGtacattctgatgtttggggtgcTGCACCCATTGTTGGTGAGAAgggttttcgatattttgtgatttttgttgatgattgcactagaatgacATGGATTTACTTTCTGAAACATAAGTCTGATGTTTTTGATCGATTTACCTCTTTTTTttaaacaccttcacggtggagggttaagTAGGACCCTCATCCCATATATATCATCCAAATAAAGATTTATTAAAGACTACCCCAAAGTGAATAATCACACCAAGTACCAGCATGCTAAGCTATTACAAGGCAAGAACCATTACACCACAAAACCACAAGCACAACCATCAAAACCTGAATTTGGGAAGCCCAAGTTGATCCAGTCTGCATAATGCATTCACCTGGGCAGGTGCCGATCTCGCTGGGTAAAAAGTCCTCACTCCAGATTGAATGCCGACGCCAGTCAAGAAATCAGCAGCCTTGTTCCCTTCCCTAAATATGTGTGATACTTTCCAATTAATTCCCCCCAGTTCTTGTCTCACTTTGGCGAGGCTGGTGCAAACCTCAGCCGATCGCAACTGTTCCGACCCAAGCCATCGCACCACTATCTCCGCATCCATCTTAATCCAGATCTGCTTTCCGTGCTACTTGGCTATGGTAACACCAAGTAATAAGGCCAGGACTTCAGCCTCAAGCCCAGAACCTCCCTTAAGATCTGCCGCAAAAGCAACAAGAATTTCTCCCTCATGACCCCCTTACCACGCCCCACCCCTTGCTCGTTGTGTTTCCAGAAAAGGCACCATCCACGTTGAGTTTGATCCACAAATGGTCTGGTGGCCTCCATTGTACTATGTCAACTTTCCTAGTTCGAGCCTTACTTCTCATATCAACCATGACATCTAATTTCGGGCAACAGTCCCTCCACTGTTCCAGACCAATTAACTTAGCTAGCACCAGATTCCTCAGCTGTGTGATAACCTTCTTAATAACATTCTCCACCTCAAAGTCCTTCTCCCGATGAACGCTCTCATTCCCCTCCGTCCAAATATTCTAGAGAACTAGACACGGAATTATGGCACAGAGATGATGATGAGACCTTATGCCCATGTTCCTCTACCACCACCTTAACCTTAGCTCAATATTctctctgtcacgcccgcatttcctaaggataggaagtacggtggaccgcgactaggggaggaataaagaagcggggaaaaaaggggagaacaagaatacttgacccgaaaacgtttaattagaggaagttcacttcaaaacaaagtacggtagcgacatttctaaagttaaagtaaacagagtttaaatgaaaacattgtatcggattacaaagcagcggaacagaccaagagatagataatgccgggtatgacgacacgacaccatccaaaaggcaaagtaaaaacacaattttgactttaattgctcaacatccgtcatccccatcgtcgctcaacctgcacattaagaaaacaacatgcagggctgagtacttattgcactcagtggacacacgccaaaatcatagtttgtcatgccataacagtgtaaccttggggttttaggtgtaaagaaaataacccaagtacactaaaacatatttcataaattcgactgcgcagtcattttcagatattgccacccttattcccaccatcatacactatctgatccaacgggtgacaaggggcgtggccacaccccaggtcaactagaccggccaacttgctctcagatggctcccgatctcgtgtacactagcctgagggttcgtagcccaacagacccgaattcgattaaacatatgtggtaaaccacttcagataggtttcaaaacaaaacagttggcaagacaaacagttcatctccataaacatttccggaacaacgtccgtattaaagataacccacaaaatagtagggtagaaaagcccacctcaattgcttagcttttaaatagttcccttcttcaaccacaatttcctcgtaaaagatcacccttttgaaagataaataaatatcataattagagtcaggaaagacgaggtttaaacgacaatgcatgattcctacgtggatgacttcaacatctagcacattacacgtacacacacttaacaacatcttataagtcaatcacacaaaaacacacgtccgaaacacaccacgcacgcacccgacacgcataccacgcacccacgacgcgcacacgacacacaacCGAAACACTCGTACTCCCGGTATACCCTccttgtgcaaacggctcacttggctcggaaaaggttcggaaaaggctcggtgtctcggcctggctcggaacctcggccgaccgtctcggccgcctggctcggcacctcggccgaccgtctcggccgcctggctcggcacctcggccgaccgtctcggccgcctggctcggcacctcggccgaccgtctcggccgcctggctcggcacctcggctgaccgtctcggccgcctggctcggcatatgtctcggcgtctggctcggccctggctcggcacccgtctcggcacctctctcggcactggctcggcacctgtctcggcatctggctcggcatctcggccgctggcccgatcaagtgcacaccagttttcccccaaccaacgattctcaaaccttatacgacattcacaacacacattctacatcccaaaacacacccgaaaacatgagatcaaccctccaaaacactctacaacaccaccctaggccaaaccctaaaactctcggccaacacacacaaaacactcgaaccaaacactgattcctccgagccatcccttggccaaacacacccacatacatcataatatcaaaacacccagattcacacccattgcacaaaaacacatcacccagaaacgtacatctcgcagaactgcgcagtttatttacaaaaatcattataaaatcatccgacatccaatgaagctgaaatttacacaccacacagaagacacacccaagtttacacagttaaaatttcgtaccaaaagaagatcgtttgctcagtcaaaaaggggtcggaacccactgtcagtcaccACCGAAGACATACCccacacaaacacataatcacaaagcctattcagcatctaaaacattcaaaacgtcctaaatgcatgtgttttcgaaattatcatgagttagggtcttgggttacctttcccggatagttcaaacactttacttcctcttccgactccgattcacaacgagaGAGAGTAACACCTTGATGAACCAAGAAatcgatgagagggagtgaaaggaAAAAGGTGAGAACCGAGGGGGAGAAAGAGGGAGACCTTACTGTGATGTTGAGAACGATtgcgagagagaaagagaggaaccGATGTGAGGGAGAGATTGGAAAGAAAGGGAGTGCATCGGTTatgtgggagtggggagaggttgagaaagtagtggggagagggagagaaaccgaaagagagagggagagagagggagatataatttgttaattaggattttattttgtttttcaattaaccataaaaatctaaatattcacatacataaataatataaatcaattaagactaccaaaccatatcttaaacaagatattcacaaattCAAACCTTAGTTAAAAGAGTAaaaatcttatttatttttttttttcggatattacattcctcccaccctaaaggaaatttcgtcccgaaatttgcctagatcactcaaacagctctggaaacttctctctcatcttatcttctaattcccatgttgcttcttcgaccccatgattcctccaccgtactttcaccgaaacaattgacttattcctcaattcttgcacccttcgatccaaaatggcctcgggcttctcctcataacttagatcgggatttaggaccatcatctcttcttggtgaactatgtgtgtggggtcaaacacgtacttcctcaattgtgacacatggaagacgttgtgcacatttccaaagtttggtggtagggccaatctgtatgctaccgcaccgactctatccaaaatctcgtacggaccgataaatcggggtctcagctttcctttcactccaaaacgagttattcccttagaaggggaaactttcagaaagaccttttctccgacctcgaattgtaaatcggtccttcgaacatccgcatatgatttctgtcgatcctgtgcctccttgatcctcccacggatttgtcggacaatctctatcatctcttctacagagtctggtccgagaattcttctctcacccacttcatcccaataaagtggcgatctacacttctttccataccatgcctcatatggagccatcttgatcgtcgcctggtaactattattgtaagcgaactcaaccaaaggcaacacttcttcccaaccccaacctcgatctagcaccacggctcgcagcatatcctctaaggcttgaatcgttctctctgactgcccatcggtttgtgggtggaaggcagtactaaaattcaatttagtccccaactcgcgctgcaggctcgtccaaaacctagaagtaaatttggcatcgcgatcggatgtaattgtcgctggtactccatgcaagcgtataatctccCGCACATATATCTTAGCCAACTGGTTGGATCCATAGGTAGCACGAACCGGTACAAAAtgagcagatttggtgaggcgatctataatcacccaaatcacagtgtttcctcgctgggattttggcagtcctgtcacaaagtccattgcaatatgttcccacttccattctggaatctcaagGGGTTGCAATCTCCCATAGGGCTGTTGGTGTAGCGcatttacttgttgacatgctaggcatctctccacaaaagctgcaacatgctttttcataccgttccaccaaaattgcctcttcaagtcttgatacatcttggtGCTTCCTGGGTgtgcagcgtatggggtttcatgtgcttctctcatgatttcgatcctcaggccttcatccttaggcacacacaaccttcccttgtatgtgagaccattatccgctgcctcgtgaaagtttccgagttcacccgccctcacttctgagcgaatcttttctagtaacgtatcccgccgttgagcttccacaattctggctcttaagtcgggttccatcaccaacgtggctattattccttccacagtctcgggcattctcactacttccaaccgcatcttactgaactcttggattaaactctcctcgatagtaagaaaggtggccagctgagattgcgacttcctactaagagcatcggccactacgtttgcttttcccggatggtaatttataccacaatcgtagtccttcaccaactcgagccacctacgttggcgcatgttcaactccttttgctcaaagaagtactttagactcttatggtccgtgtatatctcacaacggactccatagagatgatgtctccagatcttcagtgcatgtaccacggctgccagttctaagtcatgtgtcggatagttcagctcatggggcttcaattgtctcgatgcatatgcaatcactttccccttctgcataagcacacatccaagtcccaccttcgacgcatccgtatacaccgcatagtcagtccctGACTCCGGCACAGAtagaattggtgcggtggtcaatttctccttcaacaactgaaagctcgcctcacattctggtgtccaattcatcttgactccctttttcagttgttgtgtcattggccttgctatcttcgagaatccctcaatgaatcttcgataatagcctgCCAGTCCTAAGAAGCTTcgaatttcattttgtgtagaaggcGACTTCCATTCCTGCAccgcttccaccttggccgggtctacacgaattccatctgaggttactatatgtccaagaaagttcacttccttgagccaaaactcgcatttactgaacttggcatatagtttctcgtcccttagagttgctaggacggttctcaagtgctctttgtgctcctccacgttctttgagtaaatgagcacatcgtcgatgaaaactaggacaaaccgatccaaaaatggatggaacacgcggttcataaggtccatgaacactgccggggcgttcgtcagtccaaaaggcatcacaacgaactcatagtgaccatatcttgttcgaaaagccgtcttgggtacatcttctcgccgaaccctcagctgatggtacccagacctcaagtccatcttagagaagactcctgcccctcgaagttggtcaaacaagtcgtctatccttggtagtggatacttgttcttcagcgtcagtttgtttagctctcgatagtcgatgcacatcctcatcgttccatccttcttcttcacaaacaacactggtgctccccatggcaacacgctaggtctaatgaatcccaattccagtagctcttgtagttgcaccttaagctcctccaactcttttggcgccatcctatagggtgccttggatattggtgccgatccgggctccagatcgatcgtgaattctacttgcctgtcgggtgggggtcccggcaatgcatcggggaagacatcgggatattcactcactatcgccacatcttctatcttcctgtctttcttctcctccccattcaaataaacaaggtacgctggacatcccttcctcatcattgtagtggcttgcagcgcggagacaatggacttgcgtcggttcattgagattccgtaaaacctcgtcggctcttttcctggggtttcaaacgaaatttccctttctctacaatgaagggtaacgtggttctccgctaaccaatccatacccaagattatgtctacgctacccatcgtcattacttgtaaattatgagccaacaaactgagttcacctattccaaagttcacacacgcacaagatcgggatatatctatagtcccgcctacaggtgaggtcacactcatagtgggttcggtcttaacagtaggtaatcctaatgtatccacacaagaagttgatataaaggaatgcgatgcacccgtatcaaacaagacaactataggcatgttgagaagtgtgcccatacctgccaagtttccttgcccaaaggtttctttcccgtttgccagctgtttccccttcaaggcgtaggctcttgcttgcgacggcagtccttggcggcgttgttgcggttgaggtgcaggtagtgcctgggatggtggacggaagcctaactggttctgtctcgtccccgttcccatgttcttatttgggcaacttcggaagtaatggccacttcTACCACAGCTGAAGCatctagggtctcgacactctccggtgtggtacttgaagcatcttccacattgagggttcctcggcggaaagctTGCCCTCGGGTGAtaggtattctgtctcccgccattgtagggtgggttcttcatgtgttgtggcctcttgccaccatactgagtgtgatcaccatcccacctcctcttctcttgatgacctgactgagcttgtaggggtgtcgcgtttgttgt is a window of Salvia splendens isolate huo1 chromosome 3, SspV2, whole genome shotgun sequence DNA encoding:
- the LOC121796833 gene encoding uncharacterized protein LOC121796833 — encoded protein: MEKAYDRVQWLFLLKVLKRMGFSDKWVSLIENCISPCWFSMLVNGCPTGFFKSSQGLRQGDPISPSLFILAADYLSRLLDRFILGRKDMMYRTTRYTMGVSHLAYAAAILNLSECLKHYMEVSGQRVNVGKSCFFLDKKHHDWAEEIKEDRQKSYADVRRTDLQFEVGEKVFLKVSPSKGITRFGVKGKLRPRFIGPYEILDRVGAVAYRLALPPNFGNVHNVFHVSQLRKYVFDPTHIVHQEEMMVLNPDLSYEEKPEAILDRRVQELRNKSIVSVKVRWRNHGVEEATWELEDKMREKFPELFE